Proteins co-encoded in one Rhopalosiphum maidis isolate BTI-1 chromosome 2, ASM367621v3, whole genome shotgun sequence genomic window:
- the LOC113555086 gene encoding KRAB-A domain-containing protein 2-like, whose product MDYCDALANHLLTQCLLRGPRIEKLVVPVSEGNLTKYYVYNEQLFQLLNETHTPVGHGGRNRMDTIKKGLVVKPILSSEINSRCQVDLIDMQAQPDDHYKFIMVYQNHLTKFVILRPLTHKRAEEVAYVLIDIFTTFGAPAILQSDNGREFANKVVIELCSMWEELKIVHGKPRHSQSQGSVERANQDIQNILATWLADNNSRKWSEGLKFVQFMKNRSFHHGTKRSPYEAMFGTRAKVGLKSTQIPTDLISTLKSEEDLEKALGCGINIKNINEKHEKSDGSDKDSAKELFSDEDENDQIKLRIESISSNRSKSAENLKVQAKKMKNLSEERFFPGKEGENVKIKIPDVDRARCDLRCNLGVILSVKDNLYEIGTNEGRLHQLYSRNQFTICKEVFIQADDVPPVHISLREVARCKM is encoded by the exons GGATTGAAAAGTTAGTAGTTCCAGTATCCGAAGGTAATTTAACTaagtattatgtttacaaCGAACAATTGTTTCAACTATTGAATGAAACACATACACCTGTGGGACATGGAGGTAGAAACCGTATGGA tacaattaaaaaaggtTTAGTTGTAAAACCTATACTTTCATCAGAAATTAATTCTCGCTGTCAAGTGGATTTAATAGACATGCAAGCTCAGCCTGATGACCATTACAAGTTCATAATGGTCTATCAAAATCACCTTACGAAGTTCGTAATTCTTAGACCGTTAACTCATAAACGGGCTGAAGAAGTAGCCTACgtgttaattgatatttttacaacatttgGAGCCCCGGCAATTTTGCAGAGTGATAATGGAAGGGAATTCGCCAATAAAGTTGTTATTGAGTTGTGTAGTATGTGGGAAGAACTTAAGATTGTCCACGGAAAGCCTAGACACTCACAAAGTCAAGGGTCTGTTGAAAGGGCCAACCaagatattcaaaatattctcGCAACATGGTTAGCCGATAATAATTCCAGAAAGTGGAGCGAAGGTCTTAAATTTGTTCAATTTATGAAGAATCGGAGTTTTCACCATGGTACAAAACGTTCGCCATACGAAGCTATGTTCGGAACACGTGCTAAAGTTGGCCTAAAATCAACCCAAATTCCAACCGATTTAATTTCTACTTTAAAATCAGAGGAAGATTTAGAAAAAGCTCTAGGCTGTggaattaatatcaaaaacataaacgAGAAACACGAAAAAAGTGATGGAAGTGATAAGGACAGTGCAAAAGAACTTTTTTCTGATGAAGATGAAAAcgatcaaataaaattgagaATAGAATCAATTTCTTCAAATCGATCGAAATCTGCTGAAAATCTTAAAGTACAAgctaaaaaaatgaagaatttATCTGAAGAACGTTTTTTTCCAGGAAAAGAAggagaaaatgttaaaataaaaattcctgATGTAGATCGAGCAAGATGTGATCTTCGGTGTAATCTGGGAGTTATACTTTctg taaaagataatttatatgaaattggAACAAACGAGGGCAGACTACATCAACTCTACAGTCGGAACCAATTCACAATATGCAAAGAGGTGTTTATCCAGGCTGATGATGTACCACCAGTACACATTTCATTAAGAGAAGTGGCaagatgtaaaatgtaa